The following are encoded in a window of Solidesulfovibrio magneticus RS-1 genomic DNA:
- a CDS encoding alkaline phosphatase family protein: MSPKPFRKALVLGIDGLDPGLCRRLLAAGRLPHLARLASGGRFVSLATSNPAQSPVAWTSLATGTNPGRHGIFDFIVRAPGTYLPRLSLTRPGPGGAPLPAYDCETFFEVAAKAGLPTTAVRWPVSYPPAFGGATVLSGLGAPDVKGRLGNYVQYAEEADGQGGRGRFVPVRFVDGKATLAVEGPMAVVAGRKTPAVVPLALARQDGRLDYTLGGQSGSLGPGQWSPYLSVRFETGQGSPVAGVTRLWLGRLEPLELYLGPIQIDPAAPCLPIAAPAGYAAELTDALGGPYSTLGMPEETKGLTDGVMTDEAFLALCDDVTREREAMLDFELGRFREGLLSVVFDTSDRIQHCFWRLADQTHPLYDAAEAARLGPVIDDHLARMDAVVGKVIDAAGDDTALFVCSDHGFCSYTRSISLNAWLVRQGYMKLKPHDSTDSGELFRHVDWSATRAFALGFGSVCLNVAGREQQGIVPLGEADALAGELAARLTALADGPASPIAAVHRREALYSGPLAGEAPDLIVGCRPPYRLAWTSVIGGTGGEVFADNRQKWSGDHCVDASFVPGSLFSNLPLAAADGVSQTRLAATVCRSLGLPPAAHMDDDLLSSS; the protein is encoded by the coding sequence ATGTCGCCAAAGCCCTTTCGTAAAGCCCTCGTCCTTGGCATCGACGGCCTTGATCCCGGCCTGTGTCGTCGGCTTCTGGCCGCCGGCCGGCTGCCCCATCTCGCCCGGCTGGCGTCTGGGGGGCGTTTCGTTTCCCTGGCCACGTCCAATCCGGCCCAGAGTCCGGTGGCCTGGACGAGCCTGGCCACCGGAACCAATCCCGGCCGCCACGGCATTTTCGACTTCATCGTGCGTGCCCCGGGGACCTATCTGCCGCGCCTGTCGCTGACCCGTCCCGGCCCGGGCGGCGCGCCGCTGCCAGCCTACGACTGCGAGACGTTTTTCGAGGTCGCGGCCAAGGCCGGGCTGCCCACCACCGCTGTGCGCTGGCCGGTGAGCTATCCGCCGGCATTCGGCGGGGCCACGGTCCTGTCCGGACTCGGCGCGCCCGACGTCAAGGGGCGGCTTGGCAACTACGTCCAATACGCCGAAGAAGCAGATGGCCAAGGCGGCCGGGGCCGGTTCGTGCCCGTGCGGTTCGTGGACGGCAAGGCCACCCTGGCCGTGGAAGGCCCCATGGCCGTGGTCGCCGGCCGCAAGACTCCGGCCGTGGTCCCCTTGGCCCTGGCCCGCCAGGACGGACGACTGGACTACACCCTTGGCGGCCAATCCGGCAGCCTCGGGCCGGGGCAGTGGTCGCCGTATCTTTCCGTGCGCTTTGAAACCGGGCAGGGCAGTCCCGTGGCCGGCGTTACCCGGCTGTGGCTGGGCCGCTTGGAGCCTTTGGAACTCTACCTCGGTCCCATCCAGATCGACCCGGCCGCGCCCTGCCTGCCCATTGCCGCGCCAGCCGGATACGCCGCCGAGCTGACCGACGCCCTTGGCGGCCCCTATTCCACCCTGGGGATGCCCGAGGAGACCAAGGGACTGACCGACGGCGTCATGACCGACGAGGCGTTTCTGGCCCTGTGCGACGACGTGACCCGCGAGCGCGAGGCCATGCTCGACTTCGAACTGGGCCGGTTCCGCGAGGGTTTGCTCTCCGTGGTCTTCGACACTTCCGACCGTATCCAGCACTGCTTTTGGCGGTTGGCCGACCAGACGCATCCGCTGTATGACGCGGCCGAGGCGGCCCGCCTGGGGCCGGTCATCGACGACCATCTGGCCCGCATGGACGCCGTGGTGGGCAAGGTCATAGACGCGGCCGGGGATGACACGGCGCTTTTCGTCTGCTCGGATCACGGTTTTTGTTCCTACACCCGCTCCATCAGCCTCAATGCCTGGCTCGTGCGCCAAGGCTACATGAAGCTTAAGCCCCACGATTCGACCGACAGCGGGGAACTGTTCCGCCATGTGGACTGGTCGGCCACCCGGGCCTTTGCTCTGGGTTTCGGATCGGTGTGCCTCAATGTGGCCGGCCGCGAACAGCAAGGCATCGTGCCGCTGGGCGAGGCCGACGCCCTGGCCGGGGAACTGGCCGCCCGCCTGACCGCCCTGGCCGACGGTCCGGCCTCGCCCATCGCCGCCGTCCACCGCCGGGAAGCCCTCTACAGCGGCCCCCTGGCCGGAGAAGCTCCGGACCTCATCGTCGGTTGTCGGCCGCCATACCGTCTGGCCTGGACCTCGGTCATCGGCGGCACGGGCGGCGAGGTCTTCGCCGACAACCGCCAAAAATGGTCCGGCGACCACTGCGTGGATGCTTCCTTTGTGCCGGGTTCGCTTTTTTCCAACCTGCCCCTGGCCGCAGCCGACGGCGTGTCCCAAACCCGTCTGGCCGCCACGGTCTGCCGAAGCCTGGGATTGCCTCCGGCGGCCCACATGGACGACGACTTGTTGTCATCCTCGTAA
- a CDS encoding FAD-dependent oxidoreductase: MEPQAILPVAVAGAGPAGLRAALDLATTGREVLLIEAGPMLGGAARHLATLVQTGQPAGLALDAMAQAVAAQPRISRLGGCRLLGVTGSPGDLVLTVRQAGETEALELRAASLILATGLVPYHPGELDFFGYGPVADVITSIELETMLVAGSVRRPSDDAPPASLAFIQCVGSRMRRPEERPACSSLCCVVSLRQALALPEARRTIYAMDLRVHGTGGQALANAAEASGVAVRYARPHTLEPGPEGRGVVFRVIDEQGGEVLDQVDLAVLAVGLGPSPQGRELAAACGLETDKQGFVPTNPFAPAVTNRPGLFVAGGASGPADVAMATVQGSAAALEAWAWAPVPTPRRDTPAVLVVGGGAAGLACSLGLAESGIPVVLIEKADALGGNPRKHPTVWKGSDTRQAVAAMAEAAFGHPNIEVLCGARLVGVSGQAGEWNGEVETSAGRRNIAFGAAVLALGGAEARVDGHLYGRDPRVMTQLEFENWRRLHPGPDEAPRLAAFIQCVGSRQGQGGYDACARTCCAQALQAAVELKKARPDAQVAVFHRDITTYGRFESLYTEARRLGVAFFRHDAASPAQVERLGPDLVVAGIDRLLGRDVRLRPDVVILAAPLVPSGLDELAGLFDLPRGHLGFFAPAHPVFAPVDLPRPGLFAAGLCLGPKPLDESVAEGRAAAMRALAYLAGLA, translated from the coding sequence ATGGAGCCCCAAGCCATCCTGCCTGTGGCCGTGGCCGGCGCCGGCCCGGCCGGCCTGCGCGCCGCCCTGGATCTGGCCACGACCGGACGCGAGGTCCTGCTTATCGAGGCCGGGCCGATGCTTGGCGGCGCGGCCAGGCATCTGGCCACCCTGGTCCAGACCGGGCAACCGGCCGGGCTGGCCCTGGACGCCATGGCCCAGGCCGTGGCCGCCCAGCCGCGCATCAGCCGGCTGGGCGGCTGCCGCCTGCTGGGCGTAACCGGCAGCCCCGGCGACCTTGTGCTCACGGTCCGGCAAGCCGGCGAAACGGAGGCACTGGAACTGCGGGCCGCCTCCCTGATCCTGGCCACGGGTCTGGTTCCCTACCACCCCGGTGAACTCGATTTTTTCGGCTATGGCCCGGTCGCCGACGTCATCACCAGCATCGAACTCGAAACCATGCTGGTGGCTGGGAGCGTGCGCAGGCCGTCCGACGACGCGCCGCCGGCTTCGCTGGCCTTTATCCAGTGCGTGGGTTCGCGGATGCGCCGCCCGGAGGAACGCCCGGCCTGCTCCAGCCTGTGCTGCGTCGTTTCCCTGCGCCAGGCCCTGGCCTTGCCTGAAGCCCGGCGGACCATCTACGCCATGGACCTGCGCGTCCATGGTACGGGAGGCCAAGCCCTGGCCAATGCCGCCGAAGCCTCGGGCGTGGCCGTGCGCTATGCCCGGCCCCATACCCTGGAACCCGGCCCGGAAGGTCGGGGCGTGGTTTTTCGGGTCATTGACGAGCAGGGGGGCGAAGTCCTTGACCAGGTAGATCTGGCCGTGTTGGCCGTGGGCCTTGGCCCCTCGCCCCAGGGCCGGGAACTGGCGGCGGCCTGCGGCCTGGAAACGGACAAGCAGGGGTTTGTGCCGACAAACCCCTTTGCCCCGGCCGTGACCAACCGGCCGGGGCTGTTCGTGGCCGGCGGCGCGTCCGGCCCGGCCGATGTGGCCATGGCCACAGTGCAAGGCTCGGCCGCCGCCCTGGAGGCCTGGGCCTGGGCTCCCGTGCCGACCCCACGGCGCGACACGCCGGCCGTGCTGGTAGTCGGCGGCGGGGCGGCCGGGCTGGCTTGTTCCCTGGGGCTGGCCGAGAGTGGCATTCCGGTCGTGCTCATTGAAAAAGCCGACGCCCTTGGCGGCAATCCCCGAAAGCACCCGACGGTCTGGAAGGGCAGCGACACCCGGCAAGCCGTGGCCGCCATGGCCGAGGCAGCCTTTGGCCATCCCAACATTGAGGTGCTGTGCGGCGCGCGGCTGGTCGGGGTGTCCGGCCAAGCCGGCGAGTGGAACGGCGAAGTGGAAACGTCGGCTGGCCGCCGGAACATCGCCTTTGGCGCGGCCGTGCTGGCCCTGGGCGGGGCCGAAGCCCGGGTGGACGGGCATCTCTACGGCCGCGACCCGCGCGTCATGACCCAGCTCGAATTCGAGAACTGGCGGCGGTTGCACCCCGGCCCGGACGAAGCGCCCAGGCTCGCCGCCTTCATCCAGTGCGTGGGTTCGCGCCAAGGGCAGGGCGGCTACGACGCCTGCGCCCGGACTTGCTGCGCCCAGGCCTTACAAGCGGCCGTGGAACTCAAAAAAGCCCGGCCCGACGCCCAGGTGGCCGTGTTTCACCGCGACATCACCACCTACGGTCGGTTTGAATCCCTGTATACCGAGGCCCGACGCCTGGGCGTGGCCTTTTTCCGCCACGACGCTGCCTCGCCGGCCCAGGTGGAACGGTTGGGGCCGGACCTCGTCGTGGCCGGTATCGACCGGCTGCTCGGCCGCGATGTTCGGTTGCGGCCCGATGTGGTCATCCTGGCCGCGCCCCTGGTCCCATCGGGCCTGGACGAGCTGGCCGGGCTTTTTGACCTGCCGCGCGGCCACCTGGGCTTTTTCGCCCCGGCCCATCCCGTCTTCGCGCCCGTGGACCTGCCCCGGCCAGGCCTTTTCGCCGCCGGCCTGTGCCTTGGCCCCAAACCGCTGGACGAATCCGTGGCCGAAGGACGGGCGGCGGCCATGCGGGCCTTGGCCTATCTGGCCGGTTTGGCCTGA
- a CDS encoding (Fe-S)-binding protein: MELLDLAAALPEPEDRLRALDVRSCLGCGACASGCPIPGTPGMEGFDPRTAIRLVAMGREAEVIASAFPWVCTTCGRCSHVCPMGIDLPAVFALLRDLAPRSSVPGTLEKGVASVLETGNTLAIPLEDYLDTLADIGGELAEEECPGFYVPVDKKNAELLVFLNSKEVFGDFDDLKWWWRIFYNAREDWTVPSRNWEAEDWGLFTGNADVSLVLARRKLDLMRNLGAARLFIPDCGGGSYGCRLGLTTCALEDPSRQVDAVYFYDYLLDRITSGRLVLDPSRNAGRSYVWHDACKHGRELERHFGKGYYDEPRAILAACVGAENVVAMSPDRANNYCCGAGGGNWPMPFEKESAAHGRFKVEQLEACRADVVVVGCANCRDQLQKRLPRFYPGRCRYEVKYLWQLVAETMIETPWTAAEVEAASERFRVQRQHFEAELDGGF; this comes from the coding sequence ATGGAACTGCTCGATCTCGCCGCCGCCCTGCCGGAACCCGAGGACCGGCTGCGCGCCCTGGACGTCCGATCCTGCCTGGGCTGCGGGGCCTGCGCCAGCGGTTGTCCCATCCCCGGCACGCCAGGCATGGAAGGTTTCGATCCGCGCACGGCCATACGGCTGGTGGCTATGGGCCGGGAGGCCGAAGTCATCGCCTCGGCCTTTCCCTGGGTCTGCACCACCTGCGGCCGCTGCTCCCATGTCTGCCCCATGGGCATCGACCTGCCGGCCGTTTTTGCCCTGCTTCGTGATCTGGCCCCGCGTTCTTCCGTGCCCGGAACCTTGGAAAAGGGCGTGGCCTCGGTGCTGGAGACCGGCAACACCCTGGCCATCCCCCTGGAAGACTACCTCGACACCCTGGCCGACATCGGCGGCGAGCTGGCCGAGGAAGAATGCCCGGGCTTTTATGTGCCTGTGGACAAGAAGAACGCCGAACTGCTCGTCTTCCTCAATTCCAAGGAAGTCTTTGGCGACTTCGACGACCTCAAGTGGTGGTGGCGCATCTTCTACAACGCCCGCGAGGACTGGACCGTGCCCTCGCGCAACTGGGAGGCCGAGGACTGGGGGCTTTTCACCGGCAACGCCGACGTCTCCCTGGTCCTGGCCCGGCGCAAGCTTGACCTCATGCGCAACCTCGGCGCGGCGCGTCTGTTTATCCCGGACTGCGGCGGCGGTTCCTACGGCTGCCGCCTGGGTCTGACCACCTGCGCCCTGGAAGACCCTTCCAGGCAAGTGGACGCCGTCTATTTCTACGACTACCTCCTGGATCGCATCACCTCGGGCCGCCTCGTTCTCGACCCCTCCCGTAACGCCGGCCGGAGCTATGTCTGGCATGACGCCTGTAAACACGGCCGCGAATTGGAACGCCATTTCGGCAAGGGCTACTACGACGAACCCCGGGCCATCCTGGCCGCCTGCGTGGGTGCCGAAAACGTTGTCGCCATGTCCCCGGACCGGGCCAACAACTATTGCTGCGGGGCCGGCGGCGGCAATTGGCCCATGCCCTTTGAAAAGGAATCCGCCGCCCACGGCCGGTTCAAGGTGGAGCAGTTGGAAGCCTGCCGGGCCGACGTGGTGGTGGTCGGCTGCGCCAACTGCCGCGATCAGCTGCAAAAGCGCCTGCCCCGGTTCTATCCCGGCCGCTGCCGCTACGAGGTCAAATACCTCTGGCAGCTCGTGGCCGAGACCATGATTGAAACCCCCTGGACGGCAGCGGAAGTCGAGGCGGCCAGCGAACGCTTCCGGGTGCAGCGCCAGCATTTCGAAGCCGAACTCGACGGAGGCTTTTGA
- the purF gene encoding amidophosphoribosyltransferase, which yields MKKEYCGLFGIYGHPEAARMTYFGLYALQHRGQESAGIVTWDGTRIREQRGMGLVADVFSERHLGKELKGSVAVGHIRYSTTGASLLRNCQPFLVRFGNYNLAIAHNGNLVNTMELREELEASDSIFQTTIDSEVIVHLIAKYLNGCSLEEAVIKACNKVKGSYSLLLLCNDKIIAVRDPHGIRPLMLGRMGDAYVLASETCAFDLMEAEAIRSVAPGEMLVIQDRRLQSYRICDPQPVRQCVFELIYFARPDSEVFGEVVYERRKQMGCTLAHEAPVDADYVMPFPDSGFYAAIGYSQASGLPFEMSMVRNHYVGRTFIQPSQDMRDFSVRVKLNPVKSMIKGKRILIVEDSIVRGTTIRTRVKRLRELGAREIHMRVSCPPIRYPCFYGIDFSSKGELIAAHQSVDDIARFIGLDSLHYLSIEGLLESVRGNSQEPPYCMACFDGNYIIPPCGEGLKTCLDDVSLALSW from the coding sequence ATGAAAAAGGAATATTGCGGACTGTTCGGCATCTACGGCCACCCCGAGGCCGCGCGGATGACCTACTTCGGCCTCTACGCCCTGCAACATCGCGGGCAGGAGTCCGCCGGCATCGTCACCTGGGACGGCACGCGCATCCGCGAACAACGCGGCATGGGCCTGGTCGCCGACGTGTTCAGCGAACGCCACCTGGGCAAGGAACTCAAGGGCTCGGTGGCGGTGGGGCATATCCGCTATTCCACCACGGGCGCGTCGCTTTTGCGCAACTGCCAGCCCTTTCTGGTGCGCTTTGGCAACTACAACCTCGCCATCGCCCACAACGGCAACCTGGTCAACACCATGGAGCTGCGCGAGGAACTGGAAGCCAGCGATTCCATCTTCCAGACCACCATCGACTCCGAGGTCATTGTCCACCTCATTGCCAAGTACTTAAACGGCTGTTCCCTGGAAGAAGCCGTCATCAAGGCCTGCAACAAGGTCAAGGGTTCCTATTCCTTGCTCCTTTTGTGCAACGACAAGATCATCGCCGTGCGCGATCCCCACGGCATCCGGCCGCTCATGCTCGGCCGCATGGGCGACGCCTACGTGTTGGCCTCCGAGACCTGCGCCTTCGACCTCATGGAGGCCGAGGCCATCCGCTCGGTGGCCCCGGGCGAGATGCTCGTCATCCAGGACCGCCGGCTCCAGTCGTATCGCATCTGCGATCCCCAGCCGGTGCGCCAGTGCGTGTTCGAACTCATCTACTTCGCCCGGCCCGACTCCGAGGTCTTCGGCGAGGTGGTCTACGAACGCCGCAAGCAGATGGGCTGCACCCTGGCCCATGAAGCGCCGGTGGACGCCGATTACGTCATGCCGTTCCCCGACTCCGGTTTCTACGCCGCCATCGGCTATTCCCAGGCCTCAGGCCTGCCCTTTGAGATGAGCATGGTGCGCAACCACTACGTGGGCCGCACCTTCATCCAGCCCTCCCAGGACATGCGCGACTTCAGCGTCCGGGTGAAGCTCAATCCGGTCAAGAGCATGATCAAGGGCAAGCGCATCCTCATCGTCGAGGATTCCATCGTGCGCGGCACCACCATCCGCACCCGGGTCAAACGCCTGCGCGAACTCGGCGCCCGCGAGATCCACATGCGCGTGTCCTGTCCGCCCATTCGCTACCCGTGCTTCTACGGCATCGACTTCTCCTCCAAGGGCGAACTCATCGCCGCCCACCAGTCCGTGGACGACATCGCCCGTTTCATTGGCCTGGACTCCCTGCACTACCTCTCCATCGAGGGCCTTTTGGAGTCGGTGCGCGGCAACAGCCAGGAACCGCCGTACTGCATGGCCTGTTTCGACGGCAACTACATCATCCCGCCCTGCGGCGAGGGACTCAAAACCTGCCTGGACGACGTGTCCCTGGCTCTTTCCTGGTAG
- the carB gene encoding carbamoyl-phosphate synthase large subunit encodes MPKRTDIKKIMIIGSGPIVIGQACEFDYSGSQAAKALKEEGYEVVLVNSNPATIMTDPGLADRTYIEPIEPGTVARIIARERPDALLPTLGGQTGLNTAVALAESGVLDEYGVDLLGASLDVIKKAESRELFRIAMDNIGLKIPQSGICHTMEDVKEWGKRIPFPIIVRPAYTLGGTGGGVAYNQEDLEKIASVGLAASMKSEIMLERSIIGWKEFELEVMRDKADNCVIICSIENIDPMGVHTGDSITVAPAQTLTDDEYQQMRNAAIAIMREIGVETGGSNVQFAVNPADGEMVIIEMNPRVSRSSALASKATGFPIAKIAAKLAVGYTLDEIPNDITRETMASFEPTIDYCVVKIPRFTFEKFPGSEDYLTTAMKSVGEAMSIGRNFKEAMQKGLRSLEIGATGFSAINDVCEADRDTLLAALRRPNSRRMFQVREAMRCGVSLEDIFEATWIDPWYLRQFKEIVDMEARIAAFPKDKISPANADCRELIADAKKNGFSDPQLATILGLPSSLDARKLRKDMSITPTYYLVDTCAAEFEAYTPYYYSTYETGKEVAPKAARKVVILGGGPNRIGQGIEFDYCCCHASYALREMGVESIMVNSNPETVSTDYDTSDRLYFEPLTFEDVLNILEVEKPEGVIVQFGGQTPLNLAVPLLNAGVRILGTSPDSIDRAENRERFQTLLQKLGLRQPANGTAFTVEDAATIADKIGYPVVVRPSYVLGGRAMEIVYDRADLENYFKVAVVASGKHPILIDKFLVNATEVDVDAVSDGTDTYVAGVMEHIEEAGIHSGDSACVLPPHSLDPALIKEIERQTVALAEELGVVGLMNIQFAVKDGDIYILEVNPRASRTSPFVSKATGVPLAKLATKVIMGQKLKDLNPWAERKSGYYAVKESVFPFNRFPGVDVLLGPEMRSTGEVMGVDECVGLAFMKSQLGAGQVLPQQGTVFLSIADNAKDEVLPAAQILGELGFKILATKGTAAYLQGKGIAVTPVLKVFEGRPNIVDHMKNREVDLVVNLVSDKRTVRDSMSIRQTALLYGIPYTTTAAGARAMAQAIRELRGAGLTVKSLQEYYGAN; translated from the coding sequence ATGCCCAAACGGACGGACATAAAAAAAATCATGATCATCGGCTCCGGGCCCATTGTCATCGGACAGGCCTGCGAGTTCGACTATTCGGGTTCCCAGGCCGCCAAAGCCCTTAAAGAAGAGGGCTATGAAGTGGTGCTCGTCAATTCCAACCCCGCCACCATCATGACGGACCCGGGATTGGCCGACCGCACCTACATCGAGCCCATCGAACCCGGCACCGTCGCCCGCATCATCGCCCGGGAACGCCCCGACGCGCTGCTGCCGACCCTGGGCGGCCAGACCGGCCTCAACACGGCCGTGGCCCTGGCCGAGTCCGGCGTGTTGGACGAATACGGCGTGGACCTGCTCGGCGCGTCCCTGGACGTCATCAAAAAGGCCGAATCGCGGGAACTGTTCCGCATCGCCATGGACAACATCGGGCTGAAGATTCCGCAAAGCGGCATCTGCCACACTATGGAGGACGTCAAGGAGTGGGGCAAGCGCATTCCCTTCCCCATCATCGTGCGTCCGGCCTATACCCTGGGCGGCACCGGCGGCGGCGTGGCCTACAACCAGGAAGACCTGGAGAAGATTGCCTCGGTCGGCCTGGCCGCCAGCATGAAAAGCGAAATCATGCTGGAGCGCTCGATTATCGGCTGGAAGGAATTCGAGCTTGAGGTGATGCGCGACAAGGCGGACAACTGCGTCATCATCTGTTCCATTGAAAATATCGACCCCATGGGCGTGCACACCGGCGATTCCATCACCGTGGCCCCGGCCCAGACCCTCACCGACGACGAATACCAGCAGATGCGCAACGCCGCCATCGCCATCATGCGCGAGATCGGCGTGGAAACCGGCGGGTCCAACGTCCAATTCGCGGTCAATCCGGCCGATGGCGAAATGGTCATCATCGAGATGAACCCCCGTGTGTCGCGCTCCTCGGCCCTGGCTTCCAAGGCGACCGGCTTTCCCATCGCCAAGATCGCGGCCAAGCTGGCCGTGGGGTACACCCTCGACGAGATCCCCAACGACATCACCCGCGAGACCATGGCGTCCTTCGAGCCTACCATCGACTATTGCGTGGTCAAGATCCCGCGCTTCACCTTTGAGAAGTTCCCGGGCTCGGAAGACTACCTGACCACGGCCATGAAGAGCGTGGGCGAAGCCATGAGCATCGGCCGCAACTTCAAGGAAGCCATGCAAAAGGGCCTGCGCTCCCTGGAGATCGGGGCCACCGGCTTTTCGGCCATAAACGACGTCTGCGAGGCCGACCGGGACACCTTGCTGGCCGCCCTTCGCCGGCCCAATTCCCGGCGGATGTTCCAGGTGCGCGAAGCTATGCGCTGCGGCGTCTCCCTGGAAGACATTTTCGAGGCCACCTGGATCGACCCCTGGTACTTGCGCCAGTTCAAGGAAATTGTCGACATGGAAGCGCGCATCGCCGCCTTCCCCAAGGACAAGATTTCCCCGGCCAACGCCGACTGCCGCGAGCTTATCGCCGACGCCAAGAAAAACGGCTTCTCCGATCCCCAACTCGCCACGATCCTGGGCCTGCCGTCGAGCCTCGATGCCCGCAAGCTGCGCAAGGACATGAGCATCACCCCCACGTACTACCTTGTCGACACCTGCGCCGCCGAGTTTGAGGCTTACACGCCGTATTACTATTCGACATACGAAACCGGCAAGGAAGTGGCCCCCAAGGCCGCCCGCAAGGTCGTCATCCTCGGCGGCGGCCCCAACCGCATCGGCCAGGGCATCGAGTTCGACTATTGCTGCTGCCACGCCTCGTATGCGCTGCGCGAGATGGGCGTGGAGTCGATCATGGTCAACTCCAACCCCGAAACCGTCTCCACCGACTACGACACCTCCGACCGGCTGTATTTCGAGCCGCTGACCTTCGAGGACGTGCTCAACATCCTGGAAGTCGAAAAGCCCGAGGGCGTCATCGTCCAGTTCGGCGGCCAGACGCCGCTCAATCTGGCCGTGCCGCTTTTAAACGCCGGCGTGCGCATCCTGGGCACCTCGCCCGACAGCATCGACCGGGCCGAGAACCGCGAACGCTTCCAGACGCTGCTCCAAAAGCTTGGCCTGCGTCAGCCGGCCAACGGCACGGCGTTTACCGTGGAAGACGCCGCGACCATCGCCGACAAGATCGGCTATCCCGTGGTGGTGCGCCCGTCCTACGTGCTGGGCGGCCGGGCCATGGAGATCGTCTACGACCGGGCGGACCTCGAGAACTACTTCAAGGTCGCCGTGGTCGCCTCGGGTAAGCACCCGATCCTCATCGACAAGTTCCTGGTCAACGCCACCGAGGTGGACGTGGACGCCGTGTCCGACGGCACCGACACCTACGTGGCCGGCGTCATGGAGCACATCGAGGAAGCCGGCATCCATTCCGGCGACTCGGCCTGCGTGCTGCCGCCCCACAGCCTTGATCCGGCGCTGATCAAGGAAATCGAACGCCAGACCGTGGCCCTGGCCGAGGAACTCGGTGTCGTGGGCCTCATGAACATCCAGTTCGCGGTGAAAGACGGCGACATCTACATCCTCGAAGTCAATCCCCGGGCCTCGCGCACCTCGCCCTTTGTGTCCAAGGCCACGGGAGTGCCCCTGGCCAAGCTGGCCACCAAGGTCATCATGGGCCAGAAGCTGAAGGATCTCAATCCCTGGGCCGAGCGCAAGTCCGGCTACTACGCGGTCAAGGAATCGGTCTTCCCGTTCAACCGCTTCCCGGGCGTGGACGTCCTGCTCGGACCGGAAATGCGCTCCACCGGCGAAGTCATGGGTGTGGACGAGTGCGTGGGACTGGCCTTCATGAAAAGCCAGCTCGGGGCCGGCCAGGTGCTGCCCCAGCAGGGGACCGTGTTTCTGTCCATCGCCGACAACGCCAAGGACGAGGTGCTGCCTGCGGCCCAGATCCTCGGCGAGCTGGGTTTCAAGATCCTGGCCACCAAGGGCACGGCCGCCTATCTCCAAGGGAAGGGCATTGCCGTGACCCCGGTGCTCAAGGTCTTCGAAGGCCGGCCCAATATTGTTGACCACATGAAAAACCGCGAGGTCGATCTGGTGGTCAACCTCGTGTCCGACAAGCGCACCGTGCGCGATTCCATGTCCATCCGGCAGACGGCGCTTTTGTACGGCATCCCGTACACCACCACCGCCGCCGGAGCCCGGGCCATGGCCCAGGCCATCCGCGAACTGCGCGGAGCCGGACTCACCGTGAAAAGCTTGCAGGAGTACTACGGGGCCAACTAG